One Kaistella polysaccharea DNA segment encodes these proteins:
- a CDS encoding endonuclease MutS2, giving the protein MHIQKEDLDELEFPELLAEISPFTFSKKIAEKIATIRPFEIEEAEISLKKVAEYLSSFESDNAIPFNEYDDIEAELKLMVIENYRLDNASFLKIKSLTEQIARLQKFFPVYEDLFLNLKNDVKDLEYRKEIVDKIDKVFNRFGEVKSDSSPILKTLRSDISHARKAIQENFNRTLTALTSTDYLDDIRESIMDDQRVLAVKSGYKKRVPGRVLGISKTGSITYIQPESVVKHQFKLREDIEEEKKEVDKILRKLTTEIAEFNPQLSDYQTYIFDLDMTRAKAKFAEKIGGILPKINRHRTMRLVNAFHPLLLIRNQVEKKKIFPQTLTLTEQNRILCISGPNAGGKSITLKTVGLLQLMIQSGILVPVHPRSEMFFFEKLMTDIGDNQSIENHLSTYSSRLKKMAKIIKEANSKTLLLIDEFGTGSDPELGGALAESFLEFFYDKKSFSIITTHYTNIKLVIEQLPNATNAAMLFDENSLEPLYKLEVGQAGSSFTFEVAEKNKIPKFIIESAKKKVEHDILNLDKTIVKLQQEKFEVEKIKTDLAEKRDSTQNKKENLEKLNDQLEQKLFNFQKLYEDEHRKLQFGNKIEGFIDSYIKGKTRKLVVADFVKILEQEKFRKFGADKDENKKLQIVKRKITQQLKKVDVQEKIVETNEKLEDKRLKERAVWMKVGQRVRIKGSASVGTIDKIEKNGKVSVNYGTFKTKISGDELERI; this is encoded by the coding sequence GTGCATATACAAAAAGAAGACTTAGACGAACTTGAATTCCCGGAACTCTTAGCGGAGATTTCCCCTTTTACGTTCTCAAAAAAAATTGCAGAAAAAATTGCAACGATTCGTCCTTTTGAAATTGAGGAAGCTGAAATTTCCTTAAAAAAAGTCGCCGAATATTTATCGAGTTTTGAAAGTGACAACGCGATTCCTTTCAATGAATATGACGATATCGAAGCGGAACTTAAGCTGATGGTCATTGAAAATTATCGTTTAGATAATGCTTCATTTTTAAAGATTAAAAGTCTAACGGAACAAATCGCAAGACTCCAAAAATTCTTTCCTGTTTACGAAGATTTATTCCTCAATTTAAAAAATGATGTTAAAGATTTAGAATACCGAAAAGAAATCGTAGATAAAATCGACAAAGTGTTCAACCGTTTTGGAGAAGTTAAAAGTGATTCGTCACCGATTCTGAAAACATTACGATCAGATATTTCCCATGCCCGGAAAGCCATTCAAGAAAACTTTAACCGTACACTTACTGCTCTTACTTCCACCGATTATCTGGATGATATCCGGGAAAGTATTATGGATGACCAACGGGTTTTAGCCGTAAAATCGGGATATAAAAAGCGCGTTCCGGGTCGTGTTTTGGGTATTTCTAAGACAGGATCGATTACGTACATCCAGCCGGAATCAGTCGTAAAACATCAATTTAAGCTGCGCGAAGATATTGAAGAAGAGAAAAAAGAAGTTGATAAAATTTTAAGAAAGTTAACAACCGAGATTGCAGAATTTAATCCGCAGCTCAGCGATTATCAAACTTACATTTTCGATCTTGATATGACGCGGGCGAAAGCGAAGTTTGCAGAAAAAATAGGTGGTATTTTACCCAAAATTAACCGTCATCGCACCATGCGTTTGGTGAACGCGTTTCACCCATTATTGCTGATTAGAAATCAAGTTGAAAAGAAAAAAATATTTCCGCAGACTTTAACATTAACGGAACAAAATCGTATTCTCTGTATTTCCGGTCCAAATGCTGGTGGAAAATCGATTACGTTGAAAACGGTGGGATTATTACAATTGATGATTCAGAGTGGAATTTTGGTTCCCGTTCATCCAAGATCTGAAATGTTTTTCTTTGAAAAATTAATGACCGACATTGGTGATAATCAATCGATTGAAAATCATCTTTCTACCTACTCTTCTCGGTTGAAGAAAATGGCGAAAATTATTAAGGAAGCCAACTCAAAAACATTGTTGCTCATCGATGAATTCGGGACCGGTTCTGATCCAGAATTGGGTGGCGCATTAGCTGAAAGTTTCCTGGAATTTTTCTACGACAAGAAAAGTTTTTCAATTATCACCACGCATTATACCAATATTAAATTAGTCATCGAGCAACTTCCTAACGCGACAAATGCAGCGATGCTTTTTGATGAAAATTCCTTGGAACCACTTTATAAATTAGAAGTCGGACAAGCCGGAAGTTCCTTCACTTTTGAAGTTGCGGAGAAAAATAAGATTCCAAAATTCATTATTGAATCTGCGAAGAAGAAAGTGGAACATGATATTTTGAACCTCGATAAAACGATTGTCAAATTACAGCAGGAAAAATTTGAAGTTGAAAAAATCAAAACTGATTTAGCAGAGAAAAGAGATTCCACTCAAAACAAAAAAGAGAATCTGGAAAAACTAAATGATCAGTTGGAGCAAAAGCTCTTTAATTTTCAAAAACTCTACGAAGACGAACACCGCAAATTACAGTTTGGAAATAAGATTGAAGGATTTATCGATTCATATATCAAAGGGAAAACACGAAAGTTGGTGGTCGCAGATTTCGTTAAAATTTTGGAGCAGGAAAAATTCCGAAAATTTGGAGCCGATAAAGATGAAAATAAAAAACTGCAGATCGTTAAGCGCAAAATTACGCAGCAGTTAAAAAAAGTTGATGTTCAGGAAAAAATAGTAGAAACCAATGAAAAGCTTGAAGACAAACGCCTAAAAGAACGCGCAGTTTGGATGAAAGTTGGCCAACGCGTGAGGATAAAAGGTTCTGCAAGCGTGGGAACCATCGATAAAATTGAGAAGAATGGCAAGGTTTCTGTGAACTATGGAACTTTTAAAACCAAGATCAGCGGTGATGAATTGGAACGGATTTAA
- a CDS encoding uracil-DNA glycosylase: MTWTDILAPIKNTEYFKTLWEKVQNEYSTEKCFPPKDQIFRALELTPFENINVVIIGQDPYHNDNQANGLCFSVSEEVTAPPSLKNIFKELHDDLGIERNQKELNDWAEQGIFLLNATLSVRAHSPNSHKNLGWEKLTNYMIKEISDKKENVVFILWGAFAQKKEELIDCDKHLIIKSAHPSPFSVYRGFYGSKPFSKVNDYLKSKNKKPISW; encoded by the coding sequence ATGACCTGGACAGATATTCTTGCACCCATTAAAAATACAGAATACTTTAAAACCCTTTGGGAAAAGGTACAAAACGAATATTCTACCGAAAAATGCTTTCCACCAAAAGATCAGATTTTTCGCGCTTTAGAATTAACACCTTTTGAAAATATAAATGTAGTAATCATTGGTCAGGATCCGTATCATAATGATAATCAGGCCAATGGATTGTGTTTTTCGGTTTCTGAAGAAGTGACGGCGCCACCGTCACTCAAAAACATTTTCAAAGAATTACATGATGATTTAGGAATAGAAAGAAACCAGAAAGAACTAAATGATTGGGCAGAACAGGGAATTTTTCTCCTAAACGCAACGCTGTCGGTACGGGCGCATTCGCCAAATTCGCACAAAAATTTGGGTTGGGAAAAATTAACTAATTATATGATTAAAGAAATTTCTGATAAAAAAGAAAATGTAGTTTTTATTTTGTGGGGCGCTTTTGCGCAAAAAAAAGAGGAATTGATTGATTGCGATAAACATTTAATCATAAAATCTGCTCATCCTTCTCCCTTTTCTGTGTATCGTGGATTTTACGGCAGTAAACCTTTTTCAAAGGTTAATGATTATTTAAAATCAAAGAATAAAAAACCTATCTCGTGGTAG
- a CDS encoding DUF456 domain-containing protein gives MDAALITLVSIILLVLGIIGTFLPVLPGLLLSLCGLLIYKFGTDAPISMIYIWIFVVLTALSAILNYVIPARTNRKYGGTRWGSVGSVIGTLVGMFFIPIPFGFLIGMFLGVFIGELLHDSKDKKKAFNSTKGALIGFLYGTGFNFIVGVAMFLVVLIDIYKN, from the coding sequence ATGGATGCTGCTTTAATCACACTTGTAAGTATTATTTTATTGGTTTTGGGAATTATCGGAACTTTTCTTCCGGTTTTACCTGGACTTTTATTGAGTCTTTGTGGGCTGTTGATTTATAAATTCGGCACCGATGCTCCAATTTCTATGATTTACATCTGGATTTTCGTCGTCCTTACGGCACTTTCTGCGATTTTAAATTATGTAATTCCGGCGCGAACGAACCGGAAATACGGAGGTACTCGGTGGGGAAGCGTCGGCTCGGTCATCGGTACTTTGGTCGGAATGTTTTTTATTCCAATACCATTTGGTTTTTTAATAGGAATGTTCTTGGGCGTTTTTATCGGTGAACTCCTTCATGATTCTAAAGACAAGAAAAAAGCGTTCAACAGTACGAAAGGCGCATTAATCGGTTTCCTCTACGGCACTGGTTTTAATTTCATTGTAGGTGTGGCTATGTTTTTGGTGGTTTTAATTGATATTTATAAAAACTAA